In Betta splendens unplaced genomic scaffold, fBetSpl5.4 scaffold_30, whole genome shotgun sequence, the DNA window AGcttcacagcgcaagctaaaacaataaacggtcaAATATATTATTTGCTCAGTGCTCCTTCGACTGTTCTGTCCCGGCtatttttccagtttcttctcagtatcctgaagctagtttccagcttCTCTATCCACATGTGTCCACTGAATTGCAAATCTGCAATTTCATCCAAGCAAAACCGGCAACAATAAAATTCAGCACAGGGACATTTGGTTGTTCTGATTGGTGGTCTTAGATCACCAGCTGTCTATTACACACAGCTCCTGTACGCTGCACTGCTGTCGGCTCTCCCCGCTGTTTGCTGCCTCACTGCCAACTGATTGCAGGTGCCTTTCGGCTGTGACGGCTTTGCCCACATTGGTGTAATTTGTCTGGGCTGCACCCTGGCACATACACGTAACCCTGATTATCAAACTGTTCTAACACTATAGAACTCACCATCTTCTAAATAATCCAGAGCGGGTCCTCTGGCCATTAAATATTAGTACTGTCAGTGTATGCGAGGATAAACAATGGTGGAGACAATGGCGCCCACATCTCTGCCTCACCATTGCTGGCGCAGGTACAAATAAAACCAGGAGGcgctagttgtagtctgtgaacCCATGACTCCAGTAAGACACGCCACTGTGTTTTATTGGGGgcataaatgataaataaaatgtttttggtcacccCCCATTGAAAGTTGGTAAAGTATTGCTTCAAGGTCTTTCCACTCTTAATTAGTTCACATACCAGTTTTGCAACTGTTATTTCTTGGTGCTGGCCTCGGGATCCTGGAAAGAACTCTCAGGTGATATATGTGGCAGTTCCAAGTTTCAAGTAATGATAAAGAGGCGAAATCCTGTTGAGTTCATCCATGGGTTTTTGATGTTGCAGATAGAATCCTGGCACCATATGGGCGATGTTCATGTTAGACTCAGTCCTTTTTTAGTGTCTGGTTTCCCTATTTTTGGGAGAGTAGCGGGAGGTAGAGTGTCTTGAAAAGGGAGTTAGGATTCACACCCATGTTTTAGGTTAACCCTGTCACTCTGTGATTGTGGACGCTACAATAGATATATTCATCCCGAAAGTGCTTTTTTTGTCTGACTTACAATTTTTAGCTTGTGTTATTCATAACCTTTCATCTGTAACACATACACATCTCACGGGTGTCTCCTACATTATTACGTTAAATGCATACCAATAGGccttgtggttgcagagatatactcatacttaatatatatatataacttaatATGGCTATATCATAACTAGAAAATCAGCCTGGGATCTAAGACGTTAAAAAAGCTCAGAGTCTCTGCAAAGCATTGGGTGATTTTCACCACATGGTCAACATCAGTGCAATTCCCTTTACCAGAACTTTATCTTACTGATAAGGATGCTTTCTATTGCACTCTATTGCATTTGCACTctattgcattattattattttttcctcttctgtATTGTATTGATAGTGTGTTTTATACACATACtaccagtaggtggcagtacAGGTTAATAGAGAGTGATGGAGAAACAACTAGGAATAAAGAAGACATTCAAGCAGCAATTTATGCGGCTATCGGGGTGGAACGAAGGGCAGATTAGCGGAAACTATAGCGAAAAATAAATTTCACTCGCAAATGCAGCAGCAGGGAGAATCCTTTGATAACTTTCTTAAAGACCTAAAGGCTAAAATCACAGTCATGCAACTTTGGTGACCTCAGGGACTTTACGATAAGGGACCAGATAATGTTTGCGGTGACAGAAAAAAAGCTAAGAGAGAAGCtactgagagaaagagaaatcacGTTGGAAGGTGCTTTCAAAATATGTCATGCCAGTGACATGCAACAAGCAAGCAACATTTCCTGACATTTGATGAAGCCACGCGTGGCTCACTAAACCAGAGAAGAGAGGCAGTGGACATAAAGTCTCTACGGCAccaacaacaaaataaagaaaaaggaaaagatgtATACACCTGTAAGAGGTGTGGTGAAAAACACAGAGACTGTCCAGCATATGGAAAAACATGCTCAAAATGCAAAGGAAGTTACCACTttgctaaaatgtgtttttcaaaagacagaaaaaaggaacataAAGTATACAATGTAGAAGAGACAGATGACCGTGATGATTTGAGTGACACATTTTTTATAAAGATGGTGTCACGGGAGGATTACCACATCCATGGGTCCCTGTTAGTAAATAAGGCTTCTGAAGATCTGGGATTAATCAAGCGTATGTACCAGAATGGGGAACATGTACCACTGAACAAGCCAAGTCAGGACACAAGCCAGGCAAAATGTGGGACTGCATATGGCATTGGTAGAAAGTTTCCTTCAGTCTTTATAGGACAGGGCACATTACCATACACCTACAAGATTCAGCTGAAAGACGGAGCCAAGCCTGTGGTTGATGCCCCACGCAGAGTACCAGCACCGCTCCGCAAAAACTTGAAAAAGGAAATGGACCGGATGACAAAGATGGGAGTCATAGAGCGCGTGGAGGAGCCCACAGACTGGGTGAATTTAATCACGTGTGTAAAGAAGACAAATGGAAATTTGAGAGTATGCTTTGATCCTACGGATCTCAATAAAACATCAAAAGAGACCACTAACAAATTCCAAAAAGAGAAGAAATAACCAGTGAAATGGCAGGTGCAAAGTTTTTCAGCAAACTTCACGCATCGCATGGATTTTGGCACCTGAAGCTTGATGCTGACAGCAGCAAGTACTCAACACAACATTTAGGAGATATTGTTTGTTAAGGCTTCCCTTTGGCATCATATCAGCGCCAGAGACATTCCACAGAGCCATGGAGTCCATCATTGAAGGTCTGGAAGGCACAAGAGTGTACATTGATGATTTGATTGTTTAATATATAAAGTATCTGTATTATGTTCTGTATTAGGCTATGGATATACAGATTTTGTTGTAAagttaaacaaatgtttgttaTGCAGTCACTGTGTTTAGGAAGTaataaggaaaagaaaaaccttACATGTTATGTAGTTCAATGAGTTGCGATTGATATTATCCTGTCTGGAAAGGATGATTTATTGATAGTGTGTTTTATACAGATACtaccagtaggtggcagtacAGGTTAATAGGGAGTGATGGAGAAACAACTAGGAATAAAGAAGTGGTCAAGAACTAGACGGCTTCAGACTTAAGGAGATAAAGCCTTGTGTCTGGTTGATTGTGGGTTCTAAAACATTACATGTACCTCTCACTTTAGGAACACAAAGGAAGAGGAGCTTCAAAGCTGTATCTCTGTCAGCAATGTAGCCAGGCCTTCCCCAGACCATCAAACCTAAAGAATCATCAGAAGATTCActctggagagaaaccatatatctgtgaccagtgtggcaaAACCTTCCCTGCAAAGATGAAGTTAAGGACCCATCATCAAATGTATACAGGAGAAAGACCATACACCTGCACACAATGTGGCGCAGCTTTGCACACTTCAAAGGATTTGAAAATCCACtgttgtgttcacactggagaaaaaccacactcatgtaaacagtgtggaaaatCGTTCTCTCAGCTTAGTCATTTATGGGTGCACCAAcatattcacactggagagaaacctcactcatgtgaacagtgtggaaaagcattctctcacaGTCATTCTTTACTAAAACACAAACTTGTGCACACTGGGGAGAAACCGCActcgtgtgaacagtgtggaaaattGTTCTGTCAGCTCAGTCAGTTACGGGTgcaccaacgtattcacactggagagaaacctcactcctGTAAACAATGCAAAAAAGCGTTCTTTGTGCTCAGTAACTTACTGGCACACTGAcatattcacactggagagaaacctcattcatgtaaACTTTGTGGAAAAGCTTTTTCTCACCTCAGTAGTTTACtggcacaccaacgtgttcacactggggagaaacctcactcatgtgaagaGTGTGGAAAGGCTTTCTCTCGCAGCAGCAGTTTATTGgcacacaaacgtgttcacactggagagaaacctcactcatgtggacagtgtggaaaagcgttctctGAGCATCGTAGCTTACTGGCACACCAACATATTCATACTGGCGAGAAACCTCATTTATGTAAACAGTGCGGAAAAGCTTTTTCTCACAGCAATACTTTACTGGCACACAAACGTGTGCACACTGGAGAGAGACcacactcatgtgaacagtgtggaaaatcaTTCTCTCAGCGCAGTCACTTAGTGGCACACCAAcgcgttcacactggagagaagcctcattcatgtgaacagtgtggaaaagctttttcTCGCAGCAGTAGTTTATTGGCACACAAACGTGTACACAATGGAGAGAAAACTCATTCATGTGAAAACTATGGAAAAGCGTTCTGAGCGCCGTAGTTTACTGGCACACCAACATATTCATACTGGCAAGAAATCTCatttatgtggaaaaaaaaatttcTTATTTGCCCAACTTGACAAAGTATCAGTGAATTCATCAAATTAACATGTTCATATGTCATATAAATGTTCCAGTATGTCTAAAAACTGACAATGATAAGTGGTcttatttaaatgatttcagTTTTTTTACTGTGTCTGTTGCTTTACAAAGTCTCACTTTGTAGAAACCTGTGGTAGAACAAAAGTGTTGATCTCTTCTCACACTCCCCACAACCAGGTATCAAAAGGAGACCAACAGGACAGCCATAAACATGCATGATAGTCCAAAAGGAAAGACTTTTAGTTTGGACCCAGATTCCAAATCAAATGCATTGGAATCATCAACATTCATAGAATGAACACCAACAAGATTTCCTGTTTACctacaaaggggaaaaaagaagagacATGAAGCAACGCTGCCATCCTTTGGCGGGAAAGAAAAGTGTCCACTCTGTGTTACTGataaatacatgtctaaaagcTAAAATCCAGTGTGTTGCCTCCCAGTCTTAGTAAAGGTGTGTTCCCCATCTGTCATCCATCGCTCCCACACCGCTCTCAACTTCACTTTGAACGCCCTGTTTACACCAGGGTTGGAGTTCTTTTGTTAATCCTTCCGGGAATGATGGCAAGCCCTGAATTAATTTGCTTCACTTGGTTTTTCGCAGTGGCGGAGATGGGCGCGCATGGAGTCGCAGAATAACAGGGACAGTgatgcatgaaaaaaaacatctggtgCCTTTACATACACCCCTCTCAGCCACTCTCCCATTTTCCTCCAGTCCACACAACCTTTTTGATTGGCCTGATGATGATTCCGGTGTGACTTCCTCTTAAAAATGGCCATAGGTAGTTTCTGTCCATTATTGTGGCAACCAAGAATAATAGCGAAAGCTGACTCCATGTTACGTATTACCGTGCTGGTCCCCTTTTTCTCCACAGTATGGTTCATGGGGATGTAAAAAGTGAGTGGGACCTTATCCATGTTGGTGATGTGGATGAGCTGAATCGTTTTATTACAGTGGATGCAGAAGCCTTTTTTTTGTAATCCACTGGCAGATGCTGTGCCACGGTTGTCCTTGCAGGGATGGAGAGATGGTGCCTTTtcataaaacaaaagcaccgAGATGGACCTCCATGAAAGTGTTCGATCTTTATGACTTGTGCTATTGCTGTTGCCTTCAGTCGAATGATGACTGTAGAGACATTTCTCCCATCTGTTCTTTATTCAATCATCCATTGTTCAAGTTGGTCTTCTAACTGTGGCCATCTCACTTTGGTCCCGCGGAAACTCTTTCGTCTTCTTAAATTGGCACAGTTCATTTCATTGCTTCCTCCACTTCCAAACCATAGATTAATTGATGTGGAAGTCTTTCGCAGCTGGTCTGTTCCCATTTACAACCGCCTGTAGCCTGTAGTTTGAATTAGGTCTCTTCACTGGTGCCATATCCCGTGACACATCCCGTGTCAAAAATTCAAACACAATCAGAgcaaactttttatttttgaaaattGCTTGTCTTAATTTTGATTGGTTGCTGTTAACACAGCATCATCTCAGGTAAAAATGGAGGGAGGCATCTTGCTTTCTTTCGTAGCACAGTGTAGCacgtttgtttttgtgttttattccatTGTCATTTCAtacatttatgtgtttatgctgcagatgGGTTTTTCTGtgttaacaataaaaatataacaaTAGAAAGTACATTAAAATAGGAAGATACATTAATGCAGATCACTAACAGATTCTCTGTATTCTGTATTCTAAGAAATATCAATAATATGAATTATTTTCACTAGTGCAAATAAGATCAATAATATCTTTACTACATCAGAAACTACATCATTAAAGTCTTAGACTCTGAGACAAAAATATCTCTTGGTATCAGGTCTACATTGTAAATACACAGTGCAGTGATAGAGTTATTAGTAATGTGTTGATAATTTATCGACAAAGTCCAATCTAACTTGAATCCAAAAGCCTACTGATGCACCATAGGAAGGATAATTTACAAATTGAGTATTTCACCACAATCAGATCAGCAACACTTCCCTGAAAAAGAGGAGACCATCTTTAATTTAGTAGATGTAAGTAGACAAATCATTTTATAAATGACAATTGTCAATGAAATACATCATGTACAATATGTAACCAGGATTGTTTTAGTGGCCTTT includes these proteins:
- the LOC114850813 gene encoding LOW QUALITY PROTEIN: zinc finger protein OZF-like (The sequence of the model RefSeq protein was modified relative to this genomic sequence to represent the inferred CDS: substituted 1 base at 1 genomic stop codon); the protein is MDQYKFEMKEEDVDDYHDQNNNDMKEQDRFISGIKEEQQQDPSLTEQDRTTSGIKEEQQEPSLTEQNRFTSGIKEGQQDPDHRGSTDQQEHKGRGASKLYLCQQCSQAFPRPSNLKNHQKIHSGEKPYICDQCGKTFPAKMKLRTHHQMYTGERPYTCTQCGAALHTSKDLKIHCCVHTGEKPHSCKQCGKSFSQLSHLWVHQHIHTGEKPHSCEQCGKAFSHSHSLLKHKLVHTGEKPHSCEQCGKLFCQLSQLRVHQRIHTGEKPHSCKQCKKAFFVLSNLLAHXHIHTGEKPHSCKLCGKAFSHLSSLLAHQRVHTGEKPHSCEECGKAFSRSSSLLAHKRVHTGEKPHSCGQCGKAFSEHRSLLAHQHIHTGEKPHLCKQCGKAFSHSNTLLAHKRVHTGERPHSCEQCGKSFSQRSHLVAHQRVHTGEKPHSCEQCGKAFSRSSSLLAHKRVHNGEKTHSCENYGKAF